A stretch of Mya arenaria isolate MELC-2E11 chromosome 14, ASM2691426v1 DNA encodes these proteins:
- the LOC128217049 gene encoding uncharacterized protein LOC128217049 isoform X2: MDPTACRALAKRYTNDVQDKLKKYDVLRDLDVFVLDNSIRESTVGQLRGHTLEDKWAIYNVTKNCGFKNTIVASFNQMTRVDDVFIKDLIAKGEDPEGLWAFSEITESIKKKVPDTEKLPVGLRKMQSAGLRNVIFEIDLGDSTYDFEKFTVDQMCALVEKLIRWCFENLSKKAKILINLRDPPEAMPGDADRVFRVVSFLSNLPKEIQLFGLIFEEPRGKSLPEECGTWAKYIREVMDDAEWKGHLLVHVHEKFGYLDATALEVLMNGADGIWASVCNEGAAMGNASSCVTLINLVRLGNKKILKRYNCAFLRQAAIAVTEISTGMPPHKNQPVYGARALDFVYDLSKEEFDLASFFGEKAPIRITTLASPEMIRSRLVNMFGEDKFFTVDQAYKMKEVMLADLRSGRKEEYMSKVGLAILFDRSGGKVTAAMRDAIESDTLLTPHAQNLLTEIRKRWDEWDLKEDEKDRGDNMLQFDSFYNAFMAPYFSCYRCNDTRKGLQCLDMDSDGQVDWSEFLVYLKWALHQYPDVRDSSELIDVAFRKGLIPAMRDELLQQQETK; encoded by the exons ATGGATCCTACAGCGTGTCGAGCACTTGCAAAGAGGTATACGAATGACGTCCAAGATAAGCTTAAGAAGTATGACGTCCTGCGGGATCTAGATGTTTTCGTTTTGGATAACTCGATACGCGAGAGTACTGTTGGACAGCTGAGAGGACATACTCTGGAAGATAAATGGGCAATCTACAATGTGACGAAAAATTGCGGCTTCAAAAACACCATTGTGGCCAGTTTTAACCAGATGACCCGCGTCGATGACGTTTTCATAAAGGATCTGATTGCAAAAGGCGAGGACCCCGAGGGACTTTGGGCCTTCTCCGAAATCACGGAAA GTATCAAGAAAAAGGTCCCTGACACAGAGAAGTTGCCTGTCGGACTACGCAAGATGCAATCTGCTGGTTTGCGAAACGTCATTTTTGAGATAGATCTTGGTGACTCGACCTATGACTTCGAAAAGTTTACCGTGGATCAAATGTGCGCTCTAGTTGAAAAGTTAATAAGATGGTGCTTTGAAAACCTCAGCAAGAAGGCTAAAATTTTGATTAATCTGCGTGATCCTCCTGAGGCCATGCCCGGGGATGCCGATCGCGTGTTCAGGGTGGTGTCATTTCTTTCAAACCTACCGAAAGAGATCCAGTTGTTTGGATTGATTTTTGAGGAGCCACGAGGAAAGTCTTTGCCGGAAGAATGTGGTACTTGGGCCAAGTATATTCGAGAGGTTATGGACGACGCAGAATGGAAAGGACACCTTCTTGTTCATGTGCATGAAAAGTTTGGATATCTCGACGCAACTGCCCTTGag GTACTGATGAACGGGGCTGACGGTATATGGGCGAGCGTCTGCAACGAGGGAGCAGCGATGGGGAACGCTTCATCTTGTGTGACTCTCATTAATCTCGTTCGCCTTGGTAACAAAAAGATCCTTAAGCGTTACAACTGCGCTTTCCTTCGCCAAGCTGCAATTGCAGTGACGGAAATAAGCACAGGAATGCCGCCGCATAAGAACCAGCCTGTATACGGCGCCCGAGCTTTGGATTTCGTTTATGATTTGAGTAAGGAAGAGTTTGACCTTGCAAGCTTCTTTGGAGAGAAGGCTCCTATTCGGATCACAACTCTTGCCTCACCTGAGATGATTCGCTCACGTCTTGTGAATATGTTTGGTGAAGATAAATTCTTCACGGTTGATCAAGCATACAAAATGAAAGAAGTCATGCTTGCAGACTTACGAAGTGGAAG aaaGGAAGAATACATGAGCAAGGTTGGACTTGCGATCCTCTTTGATCGCTCTGGAGGTAAAGTAACAGCTGCAATGAGGGATGCAATCGAATCAGACACCCTTCTTACACCACACGCCCAGAATCTCCTTACGGAGATCCGCAAACGCTGGGACGAGTGGGATCTTAAGGAGGATGAAAAGGACCGAGGGGACAACATGTTACAATTTGATTCGTTTTACAACGCGTTTATGGCGCCCTATTTCTCTTGCTACCGTTGCAACGACACCAGAAAAGGGCTGCAG TGTCTGGACATGGATAGTGACGGACAGGTGGACTGGTCAGAATTCCTCGTGTATCTCAAATGGGCGCTTCACCAGTACCCTGACGTCAGAGACTCCAGCGAGCTCATAGATGTTGCCTTCCGGAAGGGACTCATTCCCGCAATGAGGGATGAGCTTCTGCAGCAGCAGGAAACCaaataa
- the LOC128218393 gene encoding uncharacterized protein LOC128218393: MDPAACQALAKKYTNDVQDKLKKYDVLRDLDVFVLDNSIRESTVGQLKGHTLEDKWTIYETSKKCGFKNIIVASFNQMTRVDDVFMKDLIAKGEDPETLWAFSEITESIKNKIPDTEKLPVGLRKMQSGGLRNVIFEIDLGDSTYDFDKFTVAQMCSLLEKLIRWCFANLGKKSKILFNLRDLPDAMSGDADRVFMVVSFLSNLPKDIQLFGLIFEEPRGKSLPEECGTWAKYMRQVMDDAKWKGHLLVHVHEKFGYLDATALEVLMNGADGIWASVCNEGAAMGNASSCVTLINLVRLGNKKVLQRYNCAYLRKAAITATEISTGIPPHKNQPVYGARALDFVFDLGKEEFDLASFFGETAPVRITTLASPEMVRSHLVNLFGEDKSFTVEQAYAMKEVMLADLRSGRKEEYMSKVGLAILFDRSGGKVTPAMRDAIESDTLLTPHAQNLLAEIRARWDEWDLKEDEKDRGDNMLLFDSFYNAFMAPYFSCYRCNDTKKALQCLDMDSDGQVDWSEFLVYLKWALHQYPEVRSSIELIDVAFQKGLIPAMRDELLRQQETK, encoded by the exons ATGGATCCTGCAGCGTGTCAAGCACTTGCAAAGAAGTATACGAATGACGTCCAAGATAAGCTTAAGAAGTATGACGTCCTACGTGATTTGGATGTTTTCGTTTTGGACAACTCGATTCGTGAGAGTACTGTTGGTCAGCTGAAGGGACATACTTTGGAAGACAAATGGACAATCTACGAAACATCGAAGAAATGCGGCTTCAAAAACATCATAGTCGCCAGCTTTAACCAAATGACTCGTGTCGATGACGTTTTCATGAAAGATCTGATAGCAAAAGGCGAAGACCCTGAGACACTTTGGGCTTTCTCCGAAATCACGGAAA GTATCAAGAATAAGATCCCGGATACAGAGAAGTTGCCGGTCGGACTACGAAAGATGCAATCTGGTGGTTTGCGAAACGTCATTTTTGAGATTGACCTTGGTGACTCTACCTATGACTTCGACAAGTTTACCGTCGCTCAAATGTGCTCTCTCCTTGAGAAGCTAATACGATGGTGCTTTGCTAATCTCGGCAAGAAGtctaaaattttgtttaatttgcgTGATCTTCCTGACGCCATGTCTGGGGATGCAGATCGCGTGTTCATGGTGGTGTCATTTCTTTCAAACCTTCCTAAAGATATCCAGTTGTTTGGGTTGATTTTTGAGGAGCCGCGTGGGAAGTCCTTGCCGGAAGAATGCGGAACTTGGGCTAAGTATATGCGACAGGTTATGGACGACGCGAAATGGAAAGGACACCTTCTTGTTCATGTGCATGAAAAGTTTGGATATCTCGACGCAACTGCCCTTGAG GTGCTGATGAACGGGGCTGACGGGATATGGGCGAGTGTCTGTAACGAGGGAGCGGCGATGGGGAACGCTTCATCTTGTGTGACTCTCATCAATCTCGTGCGGCTTGGTAACAAAAAGGTCCTTCAGCGTTACAACTGCGCTTATCTCCGCAAAGCCGCAATTACCGCGACAGAAATAAGCACAGGAATACCGCCGCATAAGAACCAGCCTGTATACGGCGCCCGAGCTTTGGATTTCGTTTTTGATTTGGGAAAGGAAGAGTTTGACCTTGCAAGCTTTTTTGGAGAAACGGCTCCTGTTCGGATCACAACACTTGCCTCGCCTGAGATGGTGCGGTCACATCTTGTGAATCTATTCGGTGAAGATAAAAGCTTCACGGTAGAGCAAGCATACGCAATGAAAGAAGTTATGCTTGCAGATTTGAGAAGTGGAAg AAAGGAAGAATACATGAGCAAGGTTGGACTTGCGATCCTCTTTGATCGCTCTGGAGGTAAAGTAACACCTGCAATGAGGGATGCAATAGAATCAGACACGCTTCTCACTCCACACGCTCAGAATCTTCTTGCGGAGATCCGCGCACGCTGGGACGAGTGGGACCTTAAGGAGGATGAAAAAGACCGAGGGGACAACATGTTACTCTTTGATTCGTTTTACAATGCTTTTATGGCACCTTATTTTTCTTGCTACCGTTGCAACGACACGAAGAAAGCGCTTCAG TGTCTGGACATGGACAGTGACGGACAGGTGGACTGGTCAGAATTCCTCGTGTATCTCAAGTGGGCGTTACACCAGTACCCCGAGGTCAGAAGCTCCATCGAGCTCATAGATGTCGCCTTCCAAAAGGGGCTCATTCCCGCTATGAGGGATGAACTTCTACGGCAACAGGAAAcgaaataa